The window ACGGCTTTGTGGCACCTGAAAAGCGAGAGTGCGCTTGGCAGCCTTGCGCAACGGCTCACCGACGCCGAGCCGCTCAGTGCCACCACCCTGTGTGTCGTCGCCAACGCATACAGTCTCATCAAGGACCCTCGCGACGCCTTGGTAATGCTGAAGCGGGCTGTGCAggtggcgccgacgctggCGTACGCGCACGCCCTGCACGGGTACGAGCTGCTCGGCCAAGACAgcaaggcagaggcagaggcagcgttcaaggcggcgctcgccgTGGATGCGTCGCTCTACATCGCCTACGCCGGCCTCGGGGAGCGCTTCATGAGGGAGGAGCAGATCGACAAGGCGCGGGGGTACTACAAGGAGGCAGTGAAGCTGAACCCGACCCCGGCCATCATCAACCGCTTCGCTCTGACGTACCACCGCCAGGGCAAGTCGCTTGCCGACCTcaagacggcgctgcggctttACACAGAGTCGCTGGAGCGGCACCCGAACAACGTCacagcgcgacggcagcgcgccgacgtCCTGCTGCGGCTCGATCAGCCGCTGCaagcgctggaggagctcaaggcgctgctggtggagtGCCCTGGCGAGGCTGTCGTGTACGTGACCTTGGCGGAATGCATGGTGTGTCTGCGGCGTCCACACGAGGCCCTGCAGCACTACCAGACAGCCATGCACCTTGACCCCCGGCGGGAGAGCTACGTGCAGGGCTGCATCGACCAACTCGTCGCAGCGAACATGCTGTAACGCTGCTGGAGTTGTGCCGGGTgtgcgtggcagcgctgtgGACATTGGCAACAGCCTTTCAGGTATtcagcacacagagaggcagaCACGGATGCagggggtgaggtgggggagggacgGGCTCGAGTGCATCCGACGCCGGCTCGGTATGGTGTGCGCCATCCTGTGTCGACAGTGCCTTTGTGCAGCACATAGATAGTGTTTAcctttctgttttctctccTTGTATGAGATATCGACGTAGCTGCGCACCTCCCTGCCGGACGTTCGTCAGAGACGCGTGTACTCTGTGAAGTGCCGCGCGCGAGATAGATAAATGGCAGTAATCCTCTTCATCGCGTCCGCGGCCACTGTCGTTGTCGTCCTGCAGTACATCCTTGTGTTTGTGCGCCCGTATGCCTTTTGTCTGGACTCCCCAGCCGCACATTGCATTCCATCAGGACGATGCTGTTCCGAGCTGCCCACGATCGCACCGAAACGCCTGTACCACATAGCCATGCTTGCCACCCTgtcccaccccacccccttcctcccttcctcccttcctcccccgccccaacacgcacatacgcatgcacacgctcTCACCTCTATACGACTTCTACTTTTTCGTTGTCATCTCGCGTCTCCGCTGCGCATCTCCTTGAAGGAACGCCACTTTCCGACACGCTCGGCCACCTtcaccggcacacacgcacaacgcgCCAGTAGCACGCAGAAGAAACGAAGGTGAGAAGGAGCCACCatacgcgtgtgcgcacatTGGGAAACTGCCCGTCCACGGGCTGATCGGCTCAGTTTTTCCcctgtatgtgtgtgatgtgcaacacacgcatatatacatatatatatatatatacacgcgcgcatgcacgcacgcgcacttgAGGCTGCACCCCATCACCCGCcgctgtctttttttttttggtcgactgcgctgcttcttccTTTTATGTTGCTGTTTGGTGTTTAGAATGGCCTCCGACGACCGCATCACGTTGGCCGATGACGCCTCCGTCATCTGCGAAGACGTCGTCAACGCGCTCTTCAGCCGCGAAACGCGCTATCAACACAGCAAGATCGCCGGCCTCGTCTCCGCCATCTCTGATcaggtggtgcagcggctgacGCAGGAAGCGAAGCTGCCGCGCAAGTacgtcgtcctcgtcacGATCCTCCAGAAAaacggcgctggcgtgcaGATGATCTCGTCGTGCTCATGGAACCCAACGAGTGATGCGTGCTACGTGTACAAGGCGGAGAACAAAGCCATGTACTGTATCATTACGGTCTACGGTGTCACCGTGTAGCCACGCGATCACGGGTGATCAAGCGCACGCGCCCTGTTTCGGCATcctgcctctccctttcATATGTATAGCACCAGCCCACGAACCGCGGCACATGTACATGCGCAGCgatggagaagagcgcgTGATGGGGTGCCGTGACCGCGTCACGTAATGGTGACTCTCCTCAAGCCCACCGTCCTCCTACATTATAGCCGCTGTCCATTCGATTCACCTGCGCGGTCTgcttgggggagggggtggtgcaGCCGAATCTccgcgctcgcgcagcacctgtgtgtgtgtgtgtgtgtttgtgtgcccTTCCGCCGGTGCGACCGCCTATCACCGCGCTCGCTAGTGCACTTGTGGCCGGGCCCGCGAGTGTCTTCCTCTCCACACGCATCTGCACACGTTGGTCGGCGTTGCCGACCCCGGCGGGTACACATGCAAgcacgccaccgctgcccttTTCCCAGCAGTGGTATCGAACTCGCTTCGAAGACACGCTTATGTGTACTGCGGTGAAGACTCGCCTTGGGCAGCGAATGCGGCCGTCCACCCATCGCACTCTGCCGTTACGACCTCCTGTGCCTTCCACAGCCAGTCCGTGAGCAGCTGCCCGCCGTCTCATGGAAGGACAGGAGACCTTCTCCGCGCACCACTACTGCACCCCGCCCCTCTCTACCCTCTGCTCCCCTCGCAAGCACCTTCCTCA of the Leishmania donovani BPK282A1 complete genome, chromosome 5 genome contains:
- a CDS encoding dynein-light chain-protein, putative — encoded protein: MASDDRITLADDASVICEDVVNALFSRETRYQHSKIAGLVSAISDQVVQRLTQEAKLPRKYVVLVTILQKNGAGVQMISSCSWNPTSDACYVYKAENKAMYCIITVYGVTV